Proteins co-encoded in one Vidua macroura isolate BioBank_ID:100142 chromosome 13, ASM2450914v1, whole genome shotgun sequence genomic window:
- the LOC128814109 gene encoding basic proline-rich protein-like, translating to MTLHVCLPVPQITAARPRQSVTAAVPGHRRAPPGPSASAPRCQHGRTPGSHGSSRGVCAPPAPPQPEPRSGPEAGPGEPRAGRPTPGGGSSLSPGPSPAAPGSSPRTGTRPPGRPGSTAPPPSHPRNAPGPSDRGSRSPAAPTRRPPRARRAPRAHPRRGGRALAGVPLPGPLPLWRRPRSAALSPGRRAGAAARRPRELRRPRELRELRPPRRLLPPPPLLGLRRRSGPPPVAAPASSPGQQQAPPPRRFRRAQKGSPRPEGSRGWSGMRRDGAGWGGMRGQGCCCPCHGL from the coding sequence ATGACTTTGCATGTCTGTTTACCAGTCCCACAGATCACTGCTGCTCGGCCACGGCAGAGCGTGACAGCCGCCGTGCCCGGGCACCGCCGGGCTCCGCCAGGCCCTTCCGCCTCAGCACCGCGCTGCCAGCACGGGCGGACCCCCGGGAGCCACGGCAGCTCACGGGGGGTGTGCGCACCCCCGGCTCCCCCACAACCAGAACCTCGCTCAGGCCCCGAAGCTGGGCCAGGCGAGCCCCGAGCCGGCCGCCCCACGCCCGGAGGCGGGAGCAGCCTCAGCCCCGGgcccagccccgcagcccccggctcCTCGCCCCGCACCGGGACCCGCCCCCCCGGGCGGCCCGGCAGCACCGCCCCTCCGCCCTCCCACCCCCGCAACGCTCCCGGCCCCTCGGACCGCGGCAGCCGCTCCCCCGCCGCCCCCACTCGGCGCCCACCGCGGGCCAGGCGGGCGCCCCGCGCGCAtccccggcggggcgggcgggcctTGGCCGGCGTGCCCCTGCCCGGCCCGCTCCCATTGTggcggcggccccgcagcgCTGCACTCTCACctgggcggcgggcgggggctgcggcccggcggccccgggagcTGCGGCGGCCCCGGGAGCTCCGGGAGCtgcggccgccccgccgcctcctcccGCCTCCGCCGCTCCTCGGGCTCCGCCGCCGCTCGGGGCCGCCCCCCGTCGCAGCGCCCGCCTCGTCCCCCGGGCAGCAACAGGCGCCTCCGCCGCGAAGGTTCCGCAGGGCGCAGAAAGGTTCCCCCCGGCCCGAGGGGTCCCGGGGCTGGAGCGGCATGAGGCGGGATGGGGCGGGATGGGGCGGGATGCggggccagggctgctgctgcccctgccatgggctgtga